One genomic region from Cyclopterus lumpus isolate fCycLum1 chromosome 20, fCycLum1.pri, whole genome shotgun sequence encodes:
- the ralaa gene encoding v-ral simian leukemia viral oncogene homolog Aa (ras related), protein MAAAKPKGQNSLALHKVIMVGSGGVGKSALTLQFMYDEFVEDYEPTKADSYRKKVVLDGEEVQIDILDTAGQEDYAAIRDNYFRSGEGFLCVFSITELESFAATVDFREQILRVKEDENVPFLLVGNKSDLDDRRQVSAEEAKARAEQWGVCYVETSAKTRANVDKVFFDLMREIRARKMEDSKEKNGKKKSKSLAKRIRERCCIL, encoded by the exons ATGGCAGCTGCTAAGCCAAAAGGGCAGAACTCTCTGGCCCTTCACAAAGTGATAATGGTGGGCAGCGGAGGGGTGGGCAAGTCAGCCCTCACGCTCCAGTTCATGTACGATGAG TTTGTTGAAGACTATGAGCCCACCAAAGCAGACAGCTACAGGAAGAAAGTGGTGCTGGACGGGGAGGAGGTGCAGATTGACATTCTGGACACGGCCGGACAAGAGGACTATGCAGCCATCCGAGATAACTACTTCCGCAGCGGCGAGGGTTTCCTCTGCGTGTTCTCCATCACAGAACTGGAATCGTTCGCAGCGACAGTCGACTTCAG agAGCAGATTCTGCGAGTGAAGGAGGACGAGAATGTGCCATTTCTCTTAGTTGGTAACAAGTCCGATTTGGACGACCGACGGCAGGTCAGCGCCGAGGAGGCAAAGGCCCGCGCCGAGCAGTGGGGCGTGTGCTACGTGGAGACTTCTGCCAAAACCCGCGCCAACGTCGACAAG GTGTTCTTTGACCTGATGAGAGAGATTCGGGCGAGGAAAATGGAGGACAGCAAAGAGAAGAAcgggaagaagaaaagcaaaagtTTGGCCAAGCGAATTCGAGAGAGATGCTGTATTTTATAG
- the zgc:111976 gene encoding mediator of RNA polymerase II transcription subunit 1 isoform X1, which produces MESIISKLHLKFAEKTWNETFQLVRRCMDKPKDKSKACMPLVRSLERLQEVVNVSSMNTMRSRLEVIAKQQGMGYHITEATCYLTGDLFYLEVVLLPCGGVEEVKVAPHGGSPVSSESFLRLLRSKLFVEFSMKLADLFAQYNIPGDNEIQLKLFASMQFLGKDLQQISQLLSVPTDSDPRVDLINNGRIGNLIAGKEDCPLTIQFYTTPTDEVKTSDIQMAATEALVQAAQVAVGVSDVPRELQMASVLPQPPQLDPQGHPVFLPSSEAPHETFPACFLLKLQPAVPMTSSFVSKLGQITDVAIPDVDLQWAPLPKLLMRRSPSSNGLGEIRDQQDTIFTVPLPGGVMHRYVLAGAAWEVPAQRATAVDSIPFTHPAHVPGLLALLRHRCAINTLLRSCITSQCDRAGLVCDLHFEVLPESETSFSVTFHRPDTDSLAVLLVNVCDSNQITCTLFGSEIADPSIEEYLSTVMKRFMSVPVTLKALHGKLEEIPSAPLSPGRPATAEAENDHSAPSATAAAAFSQSAAAPQDGVGVSASACCAVPAAESELLPEIHTSPAVDPHPLAPVEVFTPEDQ; this is translated from the exons ATGGAGTCCATAATCTCCAAGCTGCACTTGAAATTTGCAGAGAAAACATGGAATGAAACCTTTCAGCTTGTCCGAAGATGCatg GACAAACCCAAAGATAAATCCAAAGCCTGTATGCCGCTAGTTAGATCACTGGAAAGGCTCCAGGAAGTGGTTAATG TGTCCTCTATGAATACCATGAGGTCCCGTCTGGAAGTGATTGCCAAACAACAAGG AATGGGCTATCACATCACCGAGGCCACATGCTACCTGACAGGCGATCTGTTCTACCTGGAGGTGGTGCTGCTGCCATGCGgcggggtggaggaggtgaaggtggCTCCTCATGGAGGCTCCCCCGTT TCCAGCGAGTCCTTTCTCCGGCTGCTGAG GTCCAAACTTTTTGTTGAGTTCTCCATGAAGTTGGCCGACCTCTTCGCCCAGTACAACATCCCCGGAGACAA tgaaATTCAATTGAAATTGTTTGCATCTATGCAATTTCTCGGCAAAGACTTGCAGCAAATATCACAACTGCTGAG cgTGCCAACGGACTCGGACCCCCGAGTGGACTTGATTAACAATGGCAGAATTGGCAATCTGATCGCTGGAAAAGAAG ATTGCCCCCTGACGATCCAGTTCTATACCACGCCGACGGACGAAGTGAAGACCTCAGATATAC aaaTGGCCGCTACAGAGGCGCTCGTTCAGGCCGCCCAGGTGGCCGTCGGTGTCAGCGACGTGCCTCGCGAGCTTCAGATGGCATCTGTGCTCCCACAGCCTCCTCAGCTGGATCCCCAGGG TCATCCTGTGTTCCTGCCGTCGAGCGAGGCGCCGCATGAGACGTTTCCTGCCTGCTTTCTCCTCAAACTGCAGCCAGCGGTGCCGATGACGTCGTCTTTCGTCAGCAAGCTCGGCCAAATAACAG ATGTGGCCATACCAGATGTTGACCTGCAGTGGGCACCCTTACCCAAGCTTCTGATGAGACGTTCACCGAGTTCAAACGGTCTTGGAGAGATACGAGATCAGCAGGATACCATTTTTACAgtg CCTCTTCCTGGTGGAGTGATGCACCGTTATGTCCTCGCTGGAGCTGCATGGGAGGTGCCCGCCCAGAGAGCCACTGCAGTGGACAGTATCCCCTTCACACACCCTGCCCACGTCCCAGGCCTACTGGCGCTGCTCCGACACCGGTGTGCCATCAACACGCTGCTGAGGAGCTGTATCACTTCTCAGTGTGACAGAGCAG GTTTAGTTTGTGACCTGCACTTCGAAGTCCTTCCGGAGTCTGAGACCAGCTTTTCTGTGACCTTCCACCGACCTGACACGGACTCGCTCGCTGTTT TGCTGGTGAACGTATGTGATTCTAATCAGATTACCTGCACTTTGTTCGGATCAGAAATAGCGGATCCCTCCATAGAGGAATACCTTTCCACTGTCATGAAGAG GTTCATGTCCGTCCCCGTGACCTTGAAGGCGTTACACGGCAAGCTGGAGGAGATCCCCTCCGCTCCACTTTCCCCCGGCCGGCCGGCCACCGCGGAGGCCGAGAACGACCACTCGGCTCCCTCGGCCACCGCCGCGGCGGCGTTCTCCCAAAGTGCAGCTGCGCCACAGGACGGCGTCGGCGTCTCTGCTTCGGCCTGCTGTGCCGTGCCCGCAGCCGAATCGGAGCTCCTTCCCGAAATACACACGAGTCCTGCTGTCGACCCTCACCCGCTGGCCCCCGTGGAAGTTTTCACACCGGAGGACCAGTAG
- the zgc:111976 gene encoding mediator of RNA polymerase II transcription subunit 1 isoform X2, whose amino-acid sequence MHVSSMNTMRSRLEVIAKQQGMGYHITEATCYLTGDLFYLEVVLLPCGGVEEVKVAPHGGSPVSSESFLRLLRSKLFVEFSMKLADLFAQYNIPGDNEIQLKLFASMQFLGKDLQQISQLLSVPTDSDPRVDLINNGRIGNLIAGKEDCPLTIQFYTTPTDEVKTSDIQMAATEALVQAAQVAVGVSDVPRELQMASVLPQPPQLDPQGHPVFLPSSEAPHETFPACFLLKLQPAVPMTSSFVSKLGQITDVAIPDVDLQWAPLPKLLMRRSPSSNGLGEIRDQQDTIFTVPLPGGVMHRYVLAGAAWEVPAQRATAVDSIPFTHPAHVPGLLALLRHRCAINTLLRSCITSQCDRAGLVCDLHFEVLPESETSFSVTFHRPDTDSLAVLLVNVCDSNQITCTLFGSEIADPSIEEYLSTVMKRFMSVPVTLKALHGKLEEIPSAPLSPGRPATAEAENDHSAPSATAAAAFSQSAAAPQDGVGVSASACCAVPAAESELLPEIHTSPAVDPHPLAPVEVFTPEDQ is encoded by the exons ATGCatg TGTCCTCTATGAATACCATGAGGTCCCGTCTGGAAGTGATTGCCAAACAACAAGG AATGGGCTATCACATCACCGAGGCCACATGCTACCTGACAGGCGATCTGTTCTACCTGGAGGTGGTGCTGCTGCCATGCGgcggggtggaggaggtgaaggtggCTCCTCATGGAGGCTCCCCCGTT TCCAGCGAGTCCTTTCTCCGGCTGCTGAG GTCCAAACTTTTTGTTGAGTTCTCCATGAAGTTGGCCGACCTCTTCGCCCAGTACAACATCCCCGGAGACAA tgaaATTCAATTGAAATTGTTTGCATCTATGCAATTTCTCGGCAAAGACTTGCAGCAAATATCACAACTGCTGAG cgTGCCAACGGACTCGGACCCCCGAGTGGACTTGATTAACAATGGCAGAATTGGCAATCTGATCGCTGGAAAAGAAG ATTGCCCCCTGACGATCCAGTTCTATACCACGCCGACGGACGAAGTGAAGACCTCAGATATAC aaaTGGCCGCTACAGAGGCGCTCGTTCAGGCCGCCCAGGTGGCCGTCGGTGTCAGCGACGTGCCTCGCGAGCTTCAGATGGCATCTGTGCTCCCACAGCCTCCTCAGCTGGATCCCCAGGG TCATCCTGTGTTCCTGCCGTCGAGCGAGGCGCCGCATGAGACGTTTCCTGCCTGCTTTCTCCTCAAACTGCAGCCAGCGGTGCCGATGACGTCGTCTTTCGTCAGCAAGCTCGGCCAAATAACAG ATGTGGCCATACCAGATGTTGACCTGCAGTGGGCACCCTTACCCAAGCTTCTGATGAGACGTTCACCGAGTTCAAACGGTCTTGGAGAGATACGAGATCAGCAGGATACCATTTTTACAgtg CCTCTTCCTGGTGGAGTGATGCACCGTTATGTCCTCGCTGGAGCTGCATGGGAGGTGCCCGCCCAGAGAGCCACTGCAGTGGACAGTATCCCCTTCACACACCCTGCCCACGTCCCAGGCCTACTGGCGCTGCTCCGACACCGGTGTGCCATCAACACGCTGCTGAGGAGCTGTATCACTTCTCAGTGTGACAGAGCAG GTTTAGTTTGTGACCTGCACTTCGAAGTCCTTCCGGAGTCTGAGACCAGCTTTTCTGTGACCTTCCACCGACCTGACACGGACTCGCTCGCTGTTT TGCTGGTGAACGTATGTGATTCTAATCAGATTACCTGCACTTTGTTCGGATCAGAAATAGCGGATCCCTCCATAGAGGAATACCTTTCCACTGTCATGAAGAG GTTCATGTCCGTCCCCGTGACCTTGAAGGCGTTACACGGCAAGCTGGAGGAGATCCCCTCCGCTCCACTTTCCCCCGGCCGGCCGGCCACCGCGGAGGCCGAGAACGACCACTCGGCTCCCTCGGCCACCGCCGCGGCGGCGTTCTCCCAAAGTGCAGCTGCGCCACAGGACGGCGTCGGCGTCTCTGCTTCGGCCTGCTGTGCCGTGCCCGCAGCCGAATCGGAGCTCCTTCCCGAAATACACACGAGTCCTGCTGTCGACCCTCACCCGCTGGCCCCCGTGGAAGTTTTCACACCGGAGGACCAGTAG
- the si:dkey-192l18.9 gene encoding F-box/LRR-repeat protein 7 isoform X2, with translation MGANNGKQYGSEGKGSSSISSDISSSTDHTPTKAPKNVATTEGLDSSTRTLSTPSPGLILPSKSSSLSSPALSSNGHDTNSSSSSSARAETVAVVHSQPGTHTRSRQSKSHHHAPVDLLPDHALLQIFSHLPTNQLCRCARACRRWYNLAWDPRLWGAVRLTGELLHADRAIRVLTHRLCQDTPNVCLTLETVVVSGCKRLTDRGLHVVAQCCPELRRLEVAGCYNVSNEAVFEVVSRCPSLEHLNLSGCSKVTCISLTQEASLQLSPLHGQQISIHYLDMTDCFSLEDEGLRTIASHCPRLTHLYLRRCTRLTDEALRHLALHCPSIRELSLSDCRLVGDFGLREVARLEGCLRYLSVAHCTRITDVGIRYVARYCPRLRYLNARGCEGLTDHGLSHLARSCPRLKSLDVGKCPLVSDSGLEQLAMYCQGLRRVSLRACESVTGRGLKALAANCCELQLLNVQDCEVSPEALRFVRRHCRRCVIEHTNPAFY, from the exons ATGGGTGCGAACAATGGAAAACAGTATGGAAGCGAGG GTAAAGGGAGCTCAAGCATCTCTTCTGACATAAGTTCGAGCACAGATCACACACCAACCAAAGCTCCAAAGAATGTGGCTACCACCGAAG gtTTGGACTCCAGCACCCGGACCCTGAGCACCCCCAGCCCCGGTCTTATCCTGCCCTCCAAGtcgtcctccctctcctcgccTGCCCTCTCCAGTAACGGCCATGACAccaactcctcttcctcctcctcggcccGCGCCGAGACCGTCGCCGTGGTGCACTCCCAACCCGGCACCCACACGCGCTCGCGCCAGTCGAAGAGCCACCACCACGCCCCCGTTGACCTCCTCCCCGACCACGCTCTCCTGCAGATCTTCTCCCACCTCCCCACCAATCAGCTGTGCCGCTGCGCCCGCGCATGCCGCCGCTGGTACAACCTGGCGTGGGACCCGAGGCTGTGGGGCGCCGTCCGGCTGACCGGGGAGCTGCTTCACGCCGACCGCGCCATCAGGGTGCTGACCCACCGGCTGTGCCAGGACACCCCGAACGTGTGTCTGACCCTGGAGACGGTGGTGGTGAGCGGCTGCAAGAGGCTCACCGACCGGGGGCTGCACGTGGTGGCTCAGTGCTGCCCGGAGCTACGCCGCCTGGAGGTCGCCGGCTGTTACAACGTCTCCAACGAGGCCGTGTTCGAGGTGGTGTCGCGCTGCCCGAGCCTGGAACACCTGAACCTCTCAG gcTGCTCCAAGGTCACGTGCATCAGCCTCACCCAGGAGGCCTCGCTGCAGCTGTCCCCTCTTCACGGCCAGCAGATCTCCATCCACTACCTGGACATGACCGACTGCTTTTCCCTCGAGGACGAGGGCCTGCGAACTATCGCCTCCCACTGCCCCCGCCTGACGCATCTGTATTTGCGCCGCTGCACCCGACTGACGGACGAGGCCTTGCGCCACCTGGCTCTCCACTGCCCCTCGATACGGGAGCTCAGCCTCAGCGACTGCCGCCTGGTGGGGGACTTCGGCCTGCGGGAGGTGGCCCGCCTGGAGGGCTGCCTGCGCTACCTGAGCGTGGCCCACTGCACCCGCATCACCGACGTGGGCATCCGCTACGTGGCCCGCTACTGCCCGAGGCTGCGCTACTTGAACGCGAGGGGCTGCGAGGGGCTGACGGACCACGGCCTGAGCCACCTGGCCAGGAGCTGCCCGAGACTCAAGTCCCTGGACGTGGGCAAGTGCCCGCTGGTGTCGGACAGCGGGCTGGAGCAGCTGGCCATGTACTGCCAAGGCCTGAGGCGGGTGAGTCTCAGGGCCTGCGAGAGCGTGACGGGCCGAGGGCTCAAGGCGCTGGCGGCCAACTGCTGCGAGCTGCAGCTCCTCAACGTGCAGGACTGCGAGGTGTCGCCGGAGGCGCTGCGGTTCGTGAGGCGCCACTGCCGCCGCTGCGTCATCGAGCACACGAACCCCGCTTTCTActga
- the si:dkey-192l18.9 gene encoding F-box/LRR-repeat protein 7 isoform X3 → MGANNGKQYGSEGLDSSTRTLSTPSPGLILPSKSSSLSSPALSSNGHDTNSSSSSSARAETVAVVHSQPGTHTRSRQSKSHHHAPVDLLPDHALLQIFSHLPTNQLCRCARACRRWYNLAWDPRLWGAVRLTGELLHADRAIRVLTHRLCQDTPNVCLTLETVVVSGCKRLTDRGLHVVAQCCPELRRLEVAGCYNVSNEAVFEVVSRCPSLEHLNLSGCSKVTCISLTQEASLQLSPLHGQQISIHYLDMTDCFSLEDEGLRTIASHCPRLTHLYLRRCTRLTDEALRHLALHCPSIRELSLSDCRLVGDFGLREVARLEGCLRYLSVAHCTRITDVGIRYVARYCPRLRYLNARGCEGLTDHGLSHLARSCPRLKSLDVGKCPLVSDSGLEQLAMYCQGLRRVSLRACESVTGRGLKALAANCCELQLLNVQDCEVSPEALRFVRRHCRRCVIEHTNPAFY, encoded by the exons ATGGGTGCGAACAATGGAAAACAGTATGGAAGCGAGG gtTTGGACTCCAGCACCCGGACCCTGAGCACCCCCAGCCCCGGTCTTATCCTGCCCTCCAAGtcgtcctccctctcctcgccTGCCCTCTCCAGTAACGGCCATGACAccaactcctcttcctcctcctcggcccGCGCCGAGACCGTCGCCGTGGTGCACTCCCAACCCGGCACCCACACGCGCTCGCGCCAGTCGAAGAGCCACCACCACGCCCCCGTTGACCTCCTCCCCGACCACGCTCTCCTGCAGATCTTCTCCCACCTCCCCACCAATCAGCTGTGCCGCTGCGCCCGCGCATGCCGCCGCTGGTACAACCTGGCGTGGGACCCGAGGCTGTGGGGCGCCGTCCGGCTGACCGGGGAGCTGCTTCACGCCGACCGCGCCATCAGGGTGCTGACCCACCGGCTGTGCCAGGACACCCCGAACGTGTGTCTGACCCTGGAGACGGTGGTGGTGAGCGGCTGCAAGAGGCTCACCGACCGGGGGCTGCACGTGGTGGCTCAGTGCTGCCCGGAGCTACGCCGCCTGGAGGTCGCCGGCTGTTACAACGTCTCCAACGAGGCCGTGTTCGAGGTGGTGTCGCGCTGCCCGAGCCTGGAACACCTGAACCTCTCAG gcTGCTCCAAGGTCACGTGCATCAGCCTCACCCAGGAGGCCTCGCTGCAGCTGTCCCCTCTTCACGGCCAGCAGATCTCCATCCACTACCTGGACATGACCGACTGCTTTTCCCTCGAGGACGAGGGCCTGCGAACTATCGCCTCCCACTGCCCCCGCCTGACGCATCTGTATTTGCGCCGCTGCACCCGACTGACGGACGAGGCCTTGCGCCACCTGGCTCTCCACTGCCCCTCGATACGGGAGCTCAGCCTCAGCGACTGCCGCCTGGTGGGGGACTTCGGCCTGCGGGAGGTGGCCCGCCTGGAGGGCTGCCTGCGCTACCTGAGCGTGGCCCACTGCACCCGCATCACCGACGTGGGCATCCGCTACGTGGCCCGCTACTGCCCGAGGCTGCGCTACTTGAACGCGAGGGGCTGCGAGGGGCTGACGGACCACGGCCTGAGCCACCTGGCCAGGAGCTGCCCGAGACTCAAGTCCCTGGACGTGGGCAAGTGCCCGCTGGTGTCGGACAGCGGGCTGGAGCAGCTGGCCATGTACTGCCAAGGCCTGAGGCGGGTGAGTCTCAGGGCCTGCGAGAGCGTGACGGGCCGAGGGCTCAAGGCGCTGGCGGCCAACTGCTGCGAGCTGCAGCTCCTCAACGTGCAGGACTGCGAGGTGTCGCCGGAGGCGCTGCGGTTCGTGAGGCGCCACTGCCGCCGCTGCGTCATCGAGCACACGAACCCCGCTTTCTActga
- the si:dkey-192l18.9 gene encoding F-box/LRR-repeat protein 7 isoform X1, with product MMLKITSGPRNPAMSGKGSSSISSDISSSTDHTPTKAPKNVATTEGLDSSTRTLSTPSPGLILPSKSSSLSSPALSSNGHDTNSSSSSSARAETVAVVHSQPGTHTRSRQSKSHHHAPVDLLPDHALLQIFSHLPTNQLCRCARACRRWYNLAWDPRLWGAVRLTGELLHADRAIRVLTHRLCQDTPNVCLTLETVVVSGCKRLTDRGLHVVAQCCPELRRLEVAGCYNVSNEAVFEVVSRCPSLEHLNLSGCSKVTCISLTQEASLQLSPLHGQQISIHYLDMTDCFSLEDEGLRTIASHCPRLTHLYLRRCTRLTDEALRHLALHCPSIRELSLSDCRLVGDFGLREVARLEGCLRYLSVAHCTRITDVGIRYVARYCPRLRYLNARGCEGLTDHGLSHLARSCPRLKSLDVGKCPLVSDSGLEQLAMYCQGLRRVSLRACESVTGRGLKALAANCCELQLLNVQDCEVSPEALRFVRRHCRRCVIEHTNPAFY from the exons ATGATGTTAAAAATAACAAGTGGACCCAGGAATCCAGCCATGTCAG GTAAAGGGAGCTCAAGCATCTCTTCTGACATAAGTTCGAGCACAGATCACACACCAACCAAAGCTCCAAAGAATGTGGCTACCACCGAAG gtTTGGACTCCAGCACCCGGACCCTGAGCACCCCCAGCCCCGGTCTTATCCTGCCCTCCAAGtcgtcctccctctcctcgccTGCCCTCTCCAGTAACGGCCATGACAccaactcctcttcctcctcctcggcccGCGCCGAGACCGTCGCCGTGGTGCACTCCCAACCCGGCACCCACACGCGCTCGCGCCAGTCGAAGAGCCACCACCACGCCCCCGTTGACCTCCTCCCCGACCACGCTCTCCTGCAGATCTTCTCCCACCTCCCCACCAATCAGCTGTGCCGCTGCGCCCGCGCATGCCGCCGCTGGTACAACCTGGCGTGGGACCCGAGGCTGTGGGGCGCCGTCCGGCTGACCGGGGAGCTGCTTCACGCCGACCGCGCCATCAGGGTGCTGACCCACCGGCTGTGCCAGGACACCCCGAACGTGTGTCTGACCCTGGAGACGGTGGTGGTGAGCGGCTGCAAGAGGCTCACCGACCGGGGGCTGCACGTGGTGGCTCAGTGCTGCCCGGAGCTACGCCGCCTGGAGGTCGCCGGCTGTTACAACGTCTCCAACGAGGCCGTGTTCGAGGTGGTGTCGCGCTGCCCGAGCCTGGAACACCTGAACCTCTCAG gcTGCTCCAAGGTCACGTGCATCAGCCTCACCCAGGAGGCCTCGCTGCAGCTGTCCCCTCTTCACGGCCAGCAGATCTCCATCCACTACCTGGACATGACCGACTGCTTTTCCCTCGAGGACGAGGGCCTGCGAACTATCGCCTCCCACTGCCCCCGCCTGACGCATCTGTATTTGCGCCGCTGCACCCGACTGACGGACGAGGCCTTGCGCCACCTGGCTCTCCACTGCCCCTCGATACGGGAGCTCAGCCTCAGCGACTGCCGCCTGGTGGGGGACTTCGGCCTGCGGGAGGTGGCCCGCCTGGAGGGCTGCCTGCGCTACCTGAGCGTGGCCCACTGCACCCGCATCACCGACGTGGGCATCCGCTACGTGGCCCGCTACTGCCCGAGGCTGCGCTACTTGAACGCGAGGGGCTGCGAGGGGCTGACGGACCACGGCCTGAGCCACCTGGCCAGGAGCTGCCCGAGACTCAAGTCCCTGGACGTGGGCAAGTGCCCGCTGGTGTCGGACAGCGGGCTGGAGCAGCTGGCCATGTACTGCCAAGGCCTGAGGCGGGTGAGTCTCAGGGCCTGCGAGAGCGTGACGGGCCGAGGGCTCAAGGCGCTGGCGGCCAACTGCTGCGAGCTGCAGCTCCTCAACGTGCAGGACTGCGAGGTGTCGCCGGAGGCGCTGCGGTTCGTGAGGCGCCACTGCCGCCGCTGCGTCATCGAGCACACGAACCCCGCTTTCTActga
- the LOC117749415 gene encoding TNFAIP3-interacting protein 1-like, translated as MSRHGDTMDRPPVERSQTPDNRQTHRLYPSLPSTDRYQVCAADRSRGGHHPDSRTESDGDVRMKAQILLLQEQRQELLCINEKWAKEYRTMVRYYKERVQELKASLQRDHTEEEEEEEEEVVREEGGNKAWLSKKVHKEKDGDELLKAEKEAEELRAQTRSLTRRGQHQHEEIRRLNRALEEALQTPRPLGVSGETLQDVWKHQAEVYKEDFLKERSDRVKLKEKYLEQEKKFRKVQSQLTWTPAPRPTLESGSADEAARAHREVTEVRHVNQRHDQPRRRRALNGEP; from the exons ATG TCCCGACACGGAGACACGATGGACAGACCACCTGTGGAGAGATCACAGAccccagacaacagacagacacacagactttatCCATCACTGCCGagcacagacag GTACCAGGTGTGTGCGGCGGACCGCTCCAGAGGAGGACATCATCCCGACAGTCGCACTGAG TCAGACGGTGACGTCCGGATGAAGGCGCAGATTCTCCTCTTGCAGGAGCAGAGGCAGGAG cTTCTTTGTATTAATGAGAAATGGGCAAAAGAGTACCGCACCATGGTACGGTACTACAAAGAGAGG GTCCAAGAATTAAAAGCATCGCTGCAACGTGAtcacacggaggaggaggaggaggaggaggaggaggtggtgcgcgaagagggaggaaataaggccTGGTTATCCAAGAAGGTCCAcaaagagaaagatggagacgAGTTACTGAAAGCAGAGAAAGAGGCGGAGGAGCTGCGAGCACAAACCAGATCTCTGACACGAAGAGGGCAGCATCAGCATGAGGAGATCAGACGGCTGAACAGG GCTCTCGAGGAGGCTCTTCAGACTCCTCGGCCTCTCGGTGTGAGCGGTGAAACACTACAAGATGTCTGGAAGCATCAG GCAGAAGTCTACAAGGAGGACTTTTTGAAGGAGCGCAGTGACAGGGTGAAGCTAAAGGAGAAGTACCTGGAACAAGAGAAGAAGTTCAGAAAAGTCCAATCTCAG CTGACGTGGACTCCGGCACCGCGGCCCACACTCGAGAGCGGCAGCGCGGACGAAGCCGCACGTGCACACCGCGAGGTCACCGAGGTCCGCCACGTGAACCAGCGCCACGACCAGCCGCGGCGACGCCGCGCGCTCAACGGCGAACCGTGA